The Thomasclavelia ramosa DSM 1402 genome includes a region encoding these proteins:
- a CDS encoding L,D-transpeptidase family protein, with product MAFIKKIKKLKKSVKITGGVIIGVIVVFAIFSFYYRDKWYPNTSINGIDVSSMTYEESKNVLKNQIESYALEIGAEGNQKLTIAGKDINLSADFEKNLESDYKNHRSQRSIFGIFSGYNHDIDLKISYDQNKLSEIVNGSVLINGNEEYQIVQSTNAHIEYDETTKSGKMVKATIGNELNLEKFSNLITTSISKLTTKIDLTDQDKYAEVYQQPVSDISDKHLEEMLNTYNNYLLNWINWDMGEGKVETMTPDDIKNWLSCNDKGEVVLDKEAMSEWIEEFCLRYKTVGKKRNFTTHNGNVIQISGGDYGWRLDYEKIVKQVEAAITEKTDSKLIEAYLSEQSKKNQKALTTELEPTYSNKAYQKDYENFENDWDTQNYSEIDLTEQRVYVYRDGQLAYSCICVSGLPTEKNDRITRTGVWYIKEKKPEKVLVGEDYETPVKYWIRIMWTGTGYHALDRSDWANWTPDLYKVKGSHGCLNLQEEDAKKLYELIRMNDPVFIHY from the coding sequence TTGGCGTTTATTAAGAAGATAAAAAAATTAAAAAAGAGTGTTAAAATTACTGGTGGAGTAATTATAGGAGTTATTGTTGTCTTTGCTATTTTTTCATTTTATTATCGTGATAAGTGGTATCCTAATACATCTATTAATGGAATCGATGTATCAAGCATGACTTATGAAGAAAGTAAAAATGTATTAAAGAACCAGATTGAAAGTTATGCTTTGGAAATAGGGGCAGAGGGAAATCAAAAGCTTACGATTGCAGGGAAAGATATTAATTTAAGTGCAGATTTTGAAAAAAATCTAGAAAGTGACTATAAAAATCATCGCAGTCAACGTAGTATTTTTGGGATTTTTAGTGGTTACAACCATGATATTGATTTAAAAATATCTTATGATCAAAATAAATTAAGTGAAATAGTTAATGGTTCAGTGCTTATCAATGGGAATGAAGAATATCAAATTGTGCAGTCAACAAATGCTCATATTGAATACGATGAAACAACGAAGAGTGGAAAAATGGTTAAAGCAACAATTGGAAATGAACTAAATCTCGAAAAATTTAGTAACTTAATTACAACGTCAATAAGTAAATTAACTACAAAGATTGATTTAACTGATCAAGATAAATATGCAGAAGTTTATCAACAGCCAGTTAGTGATATTAGTGATAAGCATTTAGAAGAGATGTTGAATACGTATAATAATTATCTATTAAATTGGATCAACTGGGATATGGGAGAAGGCAAAGTTGAGACGATGACACCAGATGATATTAAAAACTGGTTAAGCTGTAATGATAAAGGTGAAGTTGTCCTTGATAAAGAAGCAATGAGTGAGTGGATTGAAGAATTTTGTTTGCGCTATAAGACAGTTGGAAAGAAACGTAATTTTACGACTCATAATGGAAACGTGATTCAGATTTCAGGTGGTGACTATGGCTGGCGCCTTGATTATGAAAAGATCGTTAAACAAGTAGAAGCAGCGATTACTGAAAAAACGGACAGTAAATTAATTGAGGCCTACCTCAGTGAGCAAAGTAAAAAGAATCAAAAAGCTTTAACAACGGAATTAGAACCAACTTATTCTAATAAGGCGTATCAAAAAGATTATGAAAACTTTGAAAATGATTGGGATACTCAAAATTATAGTGAAATTGATTTAACTGAACAAAGAGTATACGTGTATCGCGATGGTCAATTAGCTTATTCTTGTATTTGTGTAAGTGGATTACCAACTGAGAAAAATGATCGTATCACACGTACAGGGGTATGGTATATCAAAGAGAAAAAACCAGAGAAAGTTTTAGTTGGCGAAGATTATGAGACTCCGGTTAAATATTGGATTAGAATTATGTGGACAGGAACTGGATATCATGCTTTGGATCGAAGCGACTGGGCAAATTGGACTCCAGATCTGTATAAAGTAAAAGGATCACATGGATGTTTGAATCTTCAAGAAGAGGATGCCAAAAAATTATATGAGCTGATTAGAATGAATGATCCAGTTTTTATTCATTATTAA
- the rfbC gene encoding dTDP-4-dehydrorhamnose 3,5-epimerase, translating to MKKIETKIPGVVIIEPDIHGDHRGYFMETYSTSNFHELGIDNVFVQDNMSFTAKKGTLRGLHFQNDPMAQAKLVSCTKGTVIDVAVDIRKGSPTYKQWVAVELSEENKKMFFIPRGFAHGFLTLTDNVEFRYKVDNLYSKEHDRGIRYDDPSVNVDWGGLLNGIEPILSDKDKNGPTLDESDCNFKFEGDK from the coding sequence ATGAAAAAAATTGAAACTAAAATCCCTGGTGTGGTTATCATTGAGCCAGATATTCATGGTGATCACCGCGGTTATTTCATGGAAACATATTCAACAAGTAATTTTCATGAATTAGGAATTGATAATGTCTTTGTTCAAGACAACATGTCTTTTACAGCAAAAAAAGGGACTTTAAGAGGCTTGCATTTCCAAAATGATCCAATGGCCCAAGCTAAATTAGTTAGCTGTACTAAAGGAACTGTTATTGATGTCGCTGTTGATATTCGTAAAGGTTCTCCAACTTATAAACAATGGGTTGCAGTAGAGTTGAGTGAAGAAAATAAGAAGATGTTCTTTATTCCTCGAGGATTTGCTCATGGTTTCTTAACATTAACTGATAATGTTGAATTTAGATACAAAGTAGATAATTTATACTCTAAAGAACATGATCGGGGAATTCGTTACGATGATCCTTCGGTCAATGTTGATTGGGGCGGATTATTAAATGGAATTGAACCAATCTTATCAGATAAAGATAAAAATGGTCCTACATTAGATGAAAGTGATTGTAATTTTAAATTTGAAGGAGATAAATAA
- a CDS encoding LCP family protein: MAKKKKKKGMFSKLTSKGIILTIQLIASAVFLGYIYVLKMLPTRYYAILIIVLIALLLLEMIWITSGARRKRRTGKGFRIFISKFVSVALSALLIVGSVYASQGNSFLSNITSAFTQTRVIAVYAMKQGKINKVEDLKGKTIGVENKTSVSSITDALAQVQEKIGKEPEKKNYSDYADLADALYKGEVDCIVADQSYLGVLETNHESFEDETKVVYKMEVQEKLEAVTTKTDVTENPFIVYITGIDTYGSVNTISRADVNLVVCVNPLEKQVLMVSVPRDTQVNLHKNGKMDKITHSAMYGINETIQTLEDFLDLKVNYYAKTNFSGITNIIDALGGVEVDSPYEFTTLHGNYKIKKGVNELNGDQALCFVRERYALPSGDFDRGKNQQRLLKAMLKKAMSPKIITNYSNILAAVEGSFETDMSSDDIKSLVNMQLDDMANWEMFNVQVTGDGAISYDTYSQKGKKTYITIPYKKSIQNIRKVIDKIEAGKKLTEADVKGLS; this comes from the coding sequence ATGGCAAAGAAGAAAAAGAAAAAAGGAATGTTTTCTAAACTTACATCTAAAGGAATTATTTTAACGATACAGTTAATTGCTTCAGCCGTATTCTTAGGATATATTTATGTATTGAAAATGTTACCAACTAGGTATTATGCAATTTTAATAATTGTTTTAATAGCATTATTATTGCTTGAAATGATTTGGATTACATCCGGAGCACGAAGAAAAAGAAGAACAGGAAAAGGCTTTAGAATTTTTATTAGTAAGTTCGTAAGTGTTGCTTTATCTGCTCTATTGATCGTAGGAAGCGTGTATGCTTCACAGGGTAATAGTTTTTTAAGTAATATTACAAGTGCATTTACACAAACTAGAGTTATTGCAGTATATGCAATGAAGCAAGGAAAAATTAATAAAGTTGAAGATTTGAAAGGAAAAACAATCGGAGTAGAAAATAAAACTAGTGTATCTAGTATTACCGATGCTTTAGCACAAGTACAAGAAAAAATCGGTAAAGAACCTGAAAAGAAAAATTATAGTGATTATGCTGATTTAGCAGATGCTCTGTATAAAGGTGAAGTAGATTGTATTGTTGCTGATCAGTCATATTTAGGTGTGTTGGAAACTAATCACGAAAGTTTTGAAGATGAAACTAAAGTGGTTTATAAAATGGAAGTTCAAGAAAAATTAGAAGCAGTAACAACAAAGACAGATGTTACTGAAAATCCTTTTATTGTCTATATAACTGGTATTGATACATATGGTTCAGTTAACACTATCTCTCGTGCGGATGTAAATCTTGTTGTTTGTGTCAATCCATTGGAAAAACAAGTATTGATGGTTAGTGTTCCTAGAGATACTCAAGTCAATCTGCATAAAAATGGTAAGATGGATAAAATTACCCATTCAGCAATGTATGGAATTAATGAGACGATTCAGACACTAGAAGACTTTTTAGATCTAAAAGTCAATTATTATGCAAAAACTAATTTTAGTGGAATTACAAACATTATTGATGCCTTGGGGGGAGTGGAAGTAGATTCACCGTATGAATTTACAACATTACATGGTAATTATAAGATAAAAAAAGGTGTCAATGAATTAAATGGTGATCAAGCATTATGTTTTGTTCGGGAACGTTATGCTCTACCATCGGGAGACTTTGATCGTGGTAAAAATCAGCAGCGGTTATTAAAAGCAATGTTGAAAAAAGCAATGTCACCGAAAATTATTACTAACTATAGCAATATTTTAGCAGCTGTTGAGGGAAGTTTTGAAACTGATATGTCAAGTGATGATATCAAGTCATTAGTTAATATGCAGTTAGATGATATGGCCAATTGGGAAATGTTCAATGTTCAAGTAACTGGTGATGGGGCTATTTCATATGATACATATTCGCAAAAAGGGAAGAAAACATATATTACAATCCCTTATAAAAAATCAATTCAAAATATTCGTAAAGTAATTGATAAAATTGAAGCTGGTAAAAAACTTACTGAAGCTGATGTAAAAGGATTAAGTTAG
- a CDS encoding 6-phosphogluconolactonase: protein MKLIIEDSKEKMSESAMQILLGTMMQDKRVNISLTAGRSPELLYKMMIPYVKDQAKFADVQYYLFDEAPYIGKTAKEDGENWKEMQKVFFEPANIPADRVHITTMDNWETFDEQIRNAGEIDAMLIGLGFDGHFCSNCPRCTPMDSYTYALERKIKNAVNPAYADKPQQPVTLTMGPKSLMRVKHLVMIVTGKEKAEILKQMLDSPITDELPATILKLHPNFTVICDQDAASLLDLNNYKRL from the coding sequence ATGAAATTAATTATTGAAGATTCAAAAGAAAAAATGAGTGAAAGTGCGATGCAAATTTTACTCGGAACAATGATGCAAGATAAGCGTGTAAATATTTCACTAACCGCTGGTCGTTCACCCGAATTATTATATAAAATGATGATTCCATATGTTAAAGATCAAGCAAAATTCGCTGATGTGCAATATTATTTATTCGATGAAGCCCCATATATTGGAAAAACAGCTAAAGAAGATGGTGAAAACTGGAAAGAAATGCAAAAAGTGTTTTTTGAACCAGCTAATATTCCTGCCGATCGAGTTCATATCACTACTATGGACAATTGGGAAACCTTTGATGAACAGATTCGTAATGCCGGAGAAATCGATGCAATGCTGATTGGGTTAGGATTTGATGGTCACTTTTGTAGTAACTGTCCTCGCTGTACACCAATGGACAGCTATACTTATGCATTAGAACGCAAAATTAAAAATGCGGTTAATCCCGCTTATGCTGATAAACCCCAACAACCGGTAACTTTAACAATGGGTCCAAAGAGTTTGATGCGAGTAAAACACCTAGTAATGATTGTCACAGGTAAAGAAAAAGCAGAAATTTTAAAGCAAATGCTTGATTCACCAATCACTGACGAATTACCAGCTACCATTTTAAAACTGCATCCTAACTTTACGGTTATTTGTGATCAAGATGCTGCTTCATTACTAGATTTAAATAACTATAAAAGATTATAA
- the rfbA gene encoding glucose-1-phosphate thymidylyltransferase RfbA yields MKGIVLAGGSGTRLYPLTQVTSKQLLPIYDKPMIYYPLSILMEAGIKDILIISTPDDTPRFEELLGDGSQFGISLQYKVQPSPDGLAQAFILGEEFIDGEGCAMVLGDNIFHGHGLGKRLREAANKFSGATVFGYYVDDPERFGVVEFDENGKAVSLEEKPANPKSNYAVTGLYFYDKNVVEFAKSIKPSARGELEITDLNKIYLDNGTLDVTLLGQGFTWLDTGTHESLVDATNFVKTVETHQNRKIACLEEIAYNNGWISKDQLNTSYELYKKNQYGKYLKDVLDGKFIDQ; encoded by the coding sequence ATGAAAGGTATTGTATTAGCTGGAGGATCTGGAACAAGATTATATCCTCTAACTCAAGTAACAAGTAAACAATTATTACCAATTTATGACAAACCAATGATTTATTATCCATTAAGTATTTTGATGGAAGCTGGAATCAAAGATATCCTAATCATCTCGACACCTGATGATACTCCTCGTTTTGAAGAACTATTAGGTGACGGCAGCCAATTTGGGATTTCACTTCAATACAAAGTACAACCCTCTCCTGATGGATTAGCTCAGGCATTTATTCTTGGTGAAGAATTTATTGATGGTGAAGGATGTGCAATGGTCTTAGGGGATAATATTTTCCATGGTCATGGCTTAGGTAAACGTTTAAGAGAAGCTGCTAATAAGTTTAGTGGAGCAACCGTATTTGGATATTATGTTGATGATCCTGAGAGATTTGGGGTTGTTGAATTTGATGAAAATGGTAAAGCTGTTTCACTAGAAGAAAAACCAGCTAATCCTAAATCTAATTATGCTGTTACAGGGCTATATTTCTATGATAAAAATGTTGTTGAATTCGCTAAAAGTATTAAACCAAGTGCCCGTGGCGAATTAGAAATTACTGATTTAAATAAAATCTATCTAGATAATGGTACTTTAGATGTAACTTTATTAGGACAAGGATTTACCTGGTTAGATACAGGAACTCATGAAAGTTTAGTCGATGCAACTAACTTTGTTAAAACTGTAGAAACTCATCAAAACCGGAAGATTGCATGTCTTGAAGAAATCGCTTATAATAACGGGTGGATTTCCAAAGACCAGCTTAATACATCATATGAGTTGTATAAGAAAAACCAATATGGTAAATATTTAAAAGATGTATTAGACGGTAAATTTATAGATCAATAA
- a CDS encoding PTS sugar transporter subunit IIC, whose product MNFIEKFNEIANKTLVPIANKLGNQRHLAAIRDGMVVAIPLSILGGFCLIISTPPFTPKSLPDWGVISDLLIGWYNWAQANATALRLPYNMTMALMGLFVAIAIAYHLAKRYEMSGLNAAIVSTTVFLLICAPTTTAVLTSAISEGANTNDLLAQAASFIPTTYLDAKGIFTAIIVSIGCVEIMRVMLKKNIRFKMPEGVPPAIASSFDSILPLFVCMGVFYGLSLIIQNISGELLPSLIMTILAPAISGLDSLLGICLITIIAQTFWFFGLHGASITQPIRLPFMQMYLMANITAFSAGEPIVNFFTQPFWSYVITLGGGGATLGLCILLLRSKSVELKTLGKLSIGPAIFNINEPIIFGLPMVLNPLMMIPFIFVPVINTIIAYTCMALNIVGKGVVETPWTTPAPIGAALGCMDIKAGIMVIILIILDMLLYYPFFKLMEKQKLAEENS is encoded by the coding sequence ATGAATTTTATTGAAAAATTCAATGAGATTGCCAATAAGACTTTAGTTCCAATTGCTAATAAACTTGGGAACCAGCGTCATTTGGCAGCAATTCGTGATGGTATGGTAGTGGCGATTCCATTATCGATTTTAGGTGGTTTTTGTTTAATTATTTCAACTCCACCATTTACGCCAAAGAGTTTACCGGATTGGGGAGTAATTAGTGATCTATTAATTGGCTGGTATAATTGGGCTCAGGCCAATGCAACGGCTTTGCGACTGCCGTACAATATGACAATGGCATTAATGGGGCTATTTGTTGCTATCGCGATCGCATATCATTTGGCTAAAAGATATGAAATGTCAGGATTAAATGCAGCGATTGTTTCAACCACAGTATTTTTATTGATTTGTGCACCAACAACAACTGCGGTATTGACTAGTGCAATTAGTGAGGGGGCCAACACTAATGATCTATTAGCACAGGCAGCTAGTTTTATTCCTACGACCTACCTAGATGCTAAAGGTATTTTTACTGCTATTATTGTTTCTATCGGCTGTGTTGAAATAATGAGGGTGATGTTGAAGAAAAATATTCGTTTTAAGATGCCTGAGGGAGTTCCTCCAGCAATCGCTTCATCATTTGATTCAATTTTACCACTATTTGTTTGTATGGGAGTCTTCTATGGCTTATCATTGATTATTCAAAATATTAGTGGTGAATTATTACCTAGTTTGATCATGACGATTTTAGCACCAGCAATTTCAGGATTAGATTCATTACTTGGAATTTGTTTAATTACAATTATTGCTCAAACTTTCTGGTTCTTTGGTTTACATGGTGCAAGTATTACGCAGCCAATCAGACTGCCGTTTATGCAAATGTATTTAATGGCAAATATCACTGCTTTTTCAGCTGGTGAGCCAATTGTCAATTTCTTTACTCAACCATTTTGGTCTTATGTAATTACACTTGGTGGCGGAGGTGCAACATTAGGTTTATGTATTCTCTTGTTACGCTCAAAATCAGTAGAGTTAAAGACATTAGGTAAATTATCAATCGGACCAGCAATTTTTAATATCAATGAGCCAATCATCTTCGGGTTACCAATGGTCTTGAATCCGTTAATGATGATACCATTTATTTTTGTACCGGTAATTAATACAATTATTGCTTATACTTGTATGGCTTTAAATATTGTTGGAAAGGGCGTAGTTGAGACTCCATGGACAACTCCGGCACCGATTGGCGCAGCCTTGGGCTGTATGGATATCAAAGCGGGAATCATGGTTATTATCTTAATTATTTTGGATATGCTACTTTATTATCCATTCTTTAAATTAATGGAAAAACAGAAATTAGCTGAAGAAAATAGCTAA
- a CDS encoding YitT family protein yields the protein MKDIRNIIGILLGNTIYALGVTMFILPNNLITGGTTGMALLVNATTGFSITVFVSIFNVSMFLIGWKVLGKKFALTTLISSFYYPFILGILQGVFKNEMMSKDTLLCVILAGLMIGTAIGLVIRCGASTGGMDIPPLILNKKLGIPISVSMYGFDFIILLGQMVIRNREMVFYGILLVLIYTVVLDKVLVIGKSQMQVKIVSAKFNEINEKIISVLDRGTTLIHSETGFKHNQYPVVLTVVNNRELTQLNNYVYDIDPDAFMIINKVNEVRGKGFSSAKKYENK from the coding sequence ATGAAAGATATCAGAAATATAATCGGAATATTATTAGGTAATACAATTTATGCTTTAGGAGTAACGATGTTTATTTTACCTAATAATTTAATTACAGGTGGAACAACAGGGATGGCGTTGTTAGTAAATGCGACGACTGGATTTTCAATAACTGTCTTTGTTTCAATTTTTAATGTCAGTATGTTTTTAATTGGGTGGAAAGTATTAGGGAAAAAGTTTGCTTTAACGACTTTGATCAGTTCTTTTTACTATCCATTCATTTTAGGGATTCTTCAAGGTGTTTTTAAAAATGAAATGATGAGTAAAGATACATTATTATGCGTTATTTTAGCGGGATTAATGATTGGTACAGCAATCGGGTTAGTAATTCGTTGTGGAGCTAGTACTGGAGGAATGGATATACCGCCATTGATCCTAAATAAAAAATTAGGTATTCCTATTTCAGTAAGTATGTATGGTTTTGATTTTATTATTTTACTAGGACAAATGGTCATTCGTAATCGAGAAATGGTTTTTTATGGAATCTTGCTAGTGCTGATCTATACTGTTGTCTTAGATAAAGTATTGGTTATTGGAAAATCACAGATGCAAGTCAAAATAGTTAGCGCTAAATTTAATGAGATAAATGAAAAGATTATTAGTGTTCTTGATCGGGGAACTACACTGATTCATAGTGAGACGGGTTTTAAGCATAATCAGTACCCAGTAGTTTTAACAGTTGTAAATAATCGAGAGTTGACCCAGTTAAATAATTATGTTTATGACATCGATCCTGATGCCTTTATGATTATCAATAAGGTAAATGAGGTTAGGGGAAAAGGCTTCTCAAGTGCAAAAAAATATGAAAATAAATAA
- a CDS encoding pyridoxamine 5'-phosphate oxidase family protein, producing the protein MNEVYEFLKKCGTYYLATVEGYKPRVRPFGTIDLYNNRLYIQTGKVKAVSRQIKENPQIEICAMDDGKWIRIEATAYLDNNIDAQKHMLAAYPSLQKMYQPGDGNTEVFYLRNVTAKICSFTEEPKIFKF; encoded by the coding sequence ATGAATGAAGTTTATGAATTCTTGAAGAAATGTGGAACTTATTATTTAGCTACTGTTGAGGGTTATAAACCGCGGGTTAGGCCATTTGGGACAATTGATTTGTATAATAATAGATTGTATATCCAAACTGGTAAAGTTAAAGCTGTTTCGCGACAAATTAAAGAGAATCCTCAAATAGAGATTTGTGCTATGGATGATGGAAAATGGATTAGAATTGAAGCAACTGCTTATCTTGATAATAATATTGATGCACAAAAACATATGTTAGCAGCCTATCCATCATTGCAAAAAATGTATCAGCCTGGAGATGGAAATACAGAAGTATTTTATCTTCGTAATGTAACTGCAAAAATCTGTTCTTTTACAGAAGAACCAAAAATCTTCAAATTTTAA
- the rfbB gene encoding dTDP-glucose 4,6-dehydratase yields the protein MKILVTGGAGFIGGNFVHYMVETYPEDMIVNLDLLTYAGNLETCKPVEGKPNYKFVKGDIADREFIFKLFEEEKFDVVVNFAAESHVDRSITDPEIFVKTNVMGTTTLLDAAKEFGVKRYHQVSTDEVYGDLPLDRPDLFFTETTPLHTSSPYSSSKASADLFVLAYHRTFGLPVTISRCSNNYGPYHFPEKLIPLMISRALADEELPVYGKGDNVRDWLHVYDHCVAIDLIIRKGRVGEVYNVGGHNERTNLEVVQTILKALNKPESLIKYVEDRKGHDRRYAIDPTKLETELGWKPKYNFDTGIQQTIQWYLDNKEWWQNILSGEYQNYFEKMYAGKVK from the coding sequence ATGAAAATTTTAGTAACAGGTGGAGCAGGTTTCATCGGTGGAAACTTTGTTCACTATATGGTTGAAACTTATCCAGAAGATATGATCGTTAACTTAGATTTATTAACTTATGCTGGAAACTTAGAGACTTGTAAACCAGTTGAAGGTAAACCGAATTATAAATTTGTTAAAGGTGATATTGCTGACCGTGAATTCATCTTTAAGTTATTTGAAGAAGAAAAATTTGATGTTGTTGTTAACTTCGCAGCAGAATCACATGTTGATAGAAGTATTACTGATCCTGAAATCTTCGTTAAAACAAATGTTATGGGAACAACTACTTTATTAGATGCAGCTAAAGAATTTGGAGTAAAAAGATATCATCAAGTATCTACTGATGAAGTATATGGTGACCTACCTTTAGATCGACCTGATTTGTTCTTTACTGAAACAACACCATTACACACATCTAGTCCTTATAGTTCATCAAAAGCTTCTGCAGATTTATTTGTTTTAGCTTATCATCGTACTTTTGGATTACCAGTAACTATTTCTAGATGTTCAAATAACTATGGTCCATATCATTTCCCTGAAAAGTTAATTCCATTAATGATTTCAAGAGCTTTAGCTGATGAAGAATTACCAGTATATGGTAAAGGTGATAATGTTCGTGACTGGTTACATGTATACGATCACTGTGTTGCAATTGACTTAATTATTAGAAAAGGTCGTGTTGGTGAAGTTTATAATGTTGGTGGTCATAATGAAAGAACTAATTTAGAAGTTGTTCAAACTATTTTAAAAGCTTTAAATAAACCTGAATCTTTAATCAAATATGTTGAAGATCGTAAGGGGCATGATCGTCGTTATGCTATTGATCCAACTAAATTAGAAACAGAACTTGGATGGAAACCAAAATATAACTTTGATACTGGTATCCAACAAACCATTCAATGGTATTTAGATAATAAAGAATGGTGGCAAAATATTCTTTCTGGTGAATATCAAAACTATTTTGAGAAAATGTACGCTGGAAAAGTAAAATAA